A DNA window from Citrobacter tructae contains the following coding sequences:
- the lysS gene encoding lysine--tRNA ligase: MSEQHAQGADAVADLNNELKTRREKLANLREQGIPFPNDFRRDHTSDQLHADFDAKENEELEALNIEVSVAGRMMTRRIMGKASFVTLQDVGGRIQLYVARDDLPEGVYNEQFKKWDLGDILGAKGKLFKTKTGELSIHCTELRLLTKALRPLPDKFHGLQDQEARYRQRYLDLISNDESRNTFKVRSQIMAGIRQFMVGRGFMEVETPMMQVIPGGAAARPFITHHNALDLDMYLRIAPELYLKRLVVGGFERVFEINRNFRNEGISVRHNPEFTMMELYMAYADYKDLIELTESLFRTLAQDVLGTTEVPYGEEVFDFGKPFEKLTMREAIQKYRPETNMADLDSFDSAKAIAESIGIKVEKSWGLGRIVTEIFEEVAEAHLIQPTFITEYPAEVSPLARRNDENPEITDRFEFFIGGREIGNGFSELNDAEDQAQRFQDQVNAKDAGDDEAMFYDEDYVTALEHGLPPTAGLGIGIDRMVMLFTNSHTIRDVILFPAMRPVK; encoded by the coding sequence ATGTCTGAACAACACGCACAGGGCGCTGACGCGGTAGCCGATCTTAACAATGAACTGAAAACGCGCCGTGAAAAGCTGGCTAACCTGCGCGAGCAGGGGATCCCGTTCCCGAACGATTTCCGTCGCGATCATACCTCAGACCAACTGCACGCTGACTTCGACGCGAAAGAAAACGAAGAGCTGGAAGCGCTGAACATTGAGGTATCCGTCGCTGGTCGTATGATGACCCGCCGCATTATGGGCAAAGCCTCATTCGTGACGCTGCAGGACGTTGGTGGCCGTATTCAGCTGTACGTTGCTCGCGACGATCTGCCGGAAGGCGTCTACAACGAGCAGTTTAAAAAATGGGATTTGGGCGATATCCTCGGCGCGAAAGGTAAGTTGTTTAAGACTAAAACCGGCGAGCTGTCCATCCATTGCACCGAGTTGCGTCTGCTGACCAAAGCGCTGCGCCCGCTGCCGGACAAATTCCACGGCCTGCAGGATCAAGAAGCGCGTTATCGTCAACGCTACCTGGATCTCATCTCTAACGATGAATCTCGCAACACTTTTAAAGTGCGTTCACAGATCATGGCGGGTATCCGTCAGTTCATGGTCGGTCGTGGCTTTATGGAAGTGGAAACCCCGATGATGCAGGTGATCCCTGGCGGTGCTGCTGCACGCCCGTTCATCACCCATCATAATGCGCTGGATCTGGACATGTACCTGCGCATCGCGCCGGAACTATACCTCAAGCGTCTGGTGGTTGGTGGTTTCGAACGTGTGTTCGAAATTAACCGTAACTTCCGTAACGAAGGTATCTCCGTTCGTCATAACCCAGAGTTCACCATGATGGAACTCTATATGGCTTATGCGGACTACAAAGATCTGATCGAACTGACCGAATCTCTGTTCCGTACGTTGGCGCAAGACGTTCTGGGAACCACCGAAGTTCCTTACGGCGAGGAAGTTTTCGACTTTGGTAAACCGTTCGAAAAACTGACCATGCGTGAAGCGATTCAGAAATATCGTCCGGAAACCAATATGGCGGATCTGGACAGCTTCGACTCTGCTAAAGCGATTGCTGAATCTATCGGCATCAAAGTAGAGAAGAGCTGGGGTCTGGGTCGTATTGTGACTGAGATTTTTGAAGAAGTGGCGGAAGCGCACCTGATTCAACCGACCTTCATTACCGAGTATCCGGCAGAGGTTTCTCCGCTGGCGCGTCGTAATGATGAAAACCCGGAAATCACTGACCGCTTCGAATTCTTCATCGGTGGACGTGAAATCGGTAACGGCTTCAGCGAGCTGAACGATGCAGAAGATCAGGCTCAGCGTTTCCAGGATCAGGTTAACGCCAAAGATGCTGGCGATGACGAAGCGATGTTCTACGACGAAGATTATGTTACCGCTCTGGAACACGGTCTGCCGCCGACAGCTGGCTTGGGTATTGGTATCGACCGTATGGTCATGCTGTTCACCAACAGCCACACTATCCGCGACGTGATCCTGTTCCCTGCGATGCGTCCGGTTAAATAA
- the prfB gene encoding peptide chain release factor 2 (programmed frameshift), whose product MFEINPVNNRIQDLTERTDVLRGYLDYDAKKERLEEVNAELEQPDVWNEPERAQALGKERSSLEAIVDTLEQMSQGLEDVSGLLELAVEADDEETFNEAVAELDTLEEKLAQLEFRRMFSGEYDSADCYLDIQAGSGGTEAQDWASMLMRMYLRWAEARGFKTEIIEESEGEVAGIKSVTIRIAGEYAYGWLRTETGVHRLVRKSPFDSGGRRHTSFSSAFVYPEVDDDIDIEINPADLRIDVYRASGAGGQHVNRTESAVRITHIPSGLVTQCQNDRSQHKNKDQAMKQMKAKLYELEMQKKNAEKQAMEDTKSDIGWGSQIRSYVLDDSRIKDLRTGVETRNTQAVLDGSLDQFIEASLKAGL is encoded by the exons ATGTTTGAAATTAATCCGGTAAATAACCGCATTCAGGACCTCACGGAACGCACTGACGTTCTTAGGGGGTATCTT GACTATGATGCCAAGAAAGAGCGTCTGGAAGAAGTAAACGCCGAGCTGGAACAGCCGGACGTCTGGAACGAACCCGAACGCGCGCAGGCGCTGGGTAAAGAACGTTCTTCCCTTGAGGCCATTGTCGACACACTCGAGCAAATGAGTCAGGGCCTGGAGGATGTCTCCGGCTTGCTGGAACTGGCCGTAGAAGCCGACGACGAAGAAACCTTTAACGAAGCCGTTGCCGAACTCGATACGCTGGAAGAAAAACTGGCACAGCTGGAATTCCGTCGTATGTTCTCCGGTGAATATGACAGCGCAGATTGCTATCTCGATATTCAGGCAGGTTCTGGCGGCACCGAAGCGCAGGACTGGGCCAGCATGCTGATGCGTATGTATCTGCGTTGGGCTGAAGCTCGTGGCTTTAAGACTGAAATTATTGAAGAATCTGAAGGTGAAGTTGCGGGTATTAAATCCGTGACCATCAGAATTGCTGGCGAGTATGCTTACGGCTGGCTGCGTACCGAAACGGGTGTGCACCGTCTGGTACGTAAGAGCCCGTTCGACTCCGGCGGCCGCCGTCATACGTCGTTCAGCTCTGCGTTTGTCTACCCGGAAGTTGACGACGATATTGATATCGAAATTAACCCGGCGGACCTGCGCATCGACGTTTACCGTGCCTCGGGGGCGGGTGGTCAGCACGTTAACCGTACGGAATCTGCGGTGCGTATTACTCACATTCCAAGCGGATTAGTGACACAGTGCCAGAACGACCGTTCCCAGCACAAGAACAAAGACCAGGCCATGAAGCAGATGAAAGCGAAGCTTTATGAACTGGAAATGCAGAAGAAGAATGCCGAGAAGCAGGCGATGGAAGACACCAAGTCAGACATCGGCTGGGGTAGCCAGATTCGTTCTTATGTCCTTGATGACTCCCGCATCAAAGATCTGCGTACCGGGGTTGAAACCCGTAACACGCAGGCGGTGCTGGATGGCAGCCTGGATCAATTTATCGAAGCAAGTTTGAAAGCAGGGTTATGA